One segment of Nocardioides sp. QY071 DNA contains the following:
- a CDS encoding ABC transporter ATP-binding protein, giving the protein MEPVVDRPLAALWQRYRRYRGRFVLAVAMSTLNKVADVVPELLIGAAVDVVVRGADSFVGDLLGVESRYVQLGWLAVINLVVWIVESASEYAADVLWRGLAQGIEHDLRVEAYDHAQHLHLGWHEARPQGATLATLNDDVNQLERMLDVGLKAILQTALNVLLVGIVFAIASWELLLYAFLPIPLIVVGSLVFQRRLEPLYDDVRARVGDLSGALSANLAGIATIKSFTAEDRERDRITAVSSAYRDANLRAIRSSAAFVPLVRMAILAGFTCTLLLGGWATLDGRLEVGLYSVLVFMTQRLLWPLTEVAEVLDLYQRGRASTVRILALLAEPVDVPAGSASLAKPVGGRIELSGVRAGYADGPDVLHDLDLVVPAGETHAIVGPTGAGKSSLLRLVLRFDDPRAGQVLLDGTDVRDLDWDSLRGSMGYVAQDVYLFSGTIADNIAYGRPDASREEVRDAAEAAAAAEFIERLDGGYDAWVGERGITLSGGQRQRIALARALLREPALLVLDEATSAVDNETEAAIQQSLRRAGERCTTIVVAHRLSTVRHAHRIWVLDGGRVAEAGTHDELVARDGAYAALWRVQTGEAVA; this is encoded by the coding sequence GTGGAACCGGTCGTCGACCGCCCCCTGGCGGCCCTGTGGCAGCGCTACCGGCGCTACCGCGGCCGGTTCGTGCTCGCCGTCGCGATGTCGACCCTGAACAAGGTCGCCGACGTCGTGCCCGAGCTGCTGATCGGCGCCGCCGTCGACGTCGTGGTCCGTGGCGCCGACTCCTTCGTCGGCGACCTGCTCGGCGTCGAGTCCCGCTACGTCCAGCTGGGCTGGCTCGCGGTGATCAACCTCGTCGTGTGGATCGTCGAGTCCGCCTCGGAGTACGCCGCCGACGTCCTGTGGCGAGGCCTCGCGCAGGGCATCGAGCATGACTTGCGGGTCGAGGCCTACGACCACGCGCAGCACCTCCACCTGGGCTGGCACGAGGCCCGACCGCAGGGCGCGACACTGGCCACTCTCAACGACGACGTCAACCAGCTCGAGCGGATGCTCGACGTCGGCCTCAAGGCGATCCTGCAGACCGCCCTCAACGTCCTGCTGGTCGGCATCGTGTTCGCGATCGCGTCCTGGGAGCTGCTGCTCTACGCGTTCCTTCCGATCCCGCTCATCGTGGTCGGCTCGCTGGTCTTCCAGCGCCGCCTCGAGCCGTTGTACGACGACGTGCGGGCCCGGGTGGGCGACCTGTCCGGTGCCCTCAGCGCCAACCTCGCCGGCATCGCGACCATCAAGTCCTTCACGGCAGAGGACCGTGAGCGCGACCGGATCACGGCGGTCTCCTCGGCCTACCGCGATGCGAACCTGCGCGCGATCCGGTCCTCGGCCGCCTTCGTCCCACTGGTGCGCATGGCGATCCTCGCCGGCTTCACCTGCACCCTGCTGCTCGGCGGCTGGGCGACGCTCGACGGGCGCCTCGAGGTCGGCCTGTACTCGGTCCTGGTGTTCATGACCCAGCGGCTGCTGTGGCCGCTGACCGAGGTGGCCGAGGTCCTCGACCTCTACCAGCGCGGCCGCGCCTCGACCGTGCGGATCCTCGCGCTGCTGGCCGAGCCGGTCGACGTGCCCGCGGGCTCGGCGAGCCTGGCGAAGCCGGTGGGCGGCCGGATCGAGCTGAGCGGTGTCCGAGCCGGGTACGCCGACGGCCCGGACGTGCTGCACGACCTGGACCTCGTCGTACCGGCGGGTGAGACGCACGCGATCGTCGGCCCCACCGGCGCCGGCAAGTCCTCGCTGTTGCGGCTGGTGCTGCGCTTCGACGACCCGCGCGCCGGACAGGTGCTGCTCGACGGCACCGACGTGCGCGACCTCGACTGGGACTCGCTGCGCGGCTCGATGGGCTACGTCGCCCAGGACGTCTACCTGTTCAGCGGCACGATCGCCGACAACATCGCCTACGGCCGGCCCGACGCGTCCCGCGAGGAGGTCCGCGACGCAGCCGAGGCAGCGGCGGCCGCGGAGTTCATCGAGCGCCTCGACGGCGGGTACGACGCGTGGGTGGGCGAGCGCGGCATCACGCTGTCCGGCGGGCAGCGGCAGCGGATCGCGCTGGCCCGCGCCCTGCTGCGCGAGCCGGCCCTGCTCGTCCTCGACGAGGCCACCAGCGCGGTCGACAACGAGACGGAGGCCGCCATCCAGCAGTCCCTGCGCCGGGCGGGGGAGCGGTGCACCACGATCGTGGTCGCCCACCGGCTCTCGACGGTCCGGCACGCCCACCGGATCTGGGTCCTCGACGGTGGCCGGGTGGCCGAGGCGGGCACCCACGACGAGCTGGTCGCGCGCGACGGCGCCTACGCCGCGCTGTGGCGTGTCCAGACAGGTGAGGCCGTGGCCTGA
- a CDS encoding 3-oxoacyl-ACP reductase family protein has protein sequence MTVTDLFRLDGKVAVVTGASSGLGVDFAKALAEAGADVALGARRVDRLADTAALVEAAGRRALGVATDVADPASCQALVDATMAEFGRVDILVNNAGVGTAVPATRETPEQFSQVIEINLNGSYWMAQACGRVMQPGSSIINISSVLGITTAGLPQAAYAASKAGVIGLTRDLAQQWTGRKGIRVNAIAPGFFASEMTDSYPPGYLDSQQARIPAGRKGDPRELAATVVFLASDAAGYVTGQTLAVDGGMTIT, from the coding sequence ATGACCGTCACCGATCTCTTCCGCCTCGACGGCAAGGTCGCCGTCGTCACCGGCGCCAGCTCCGGGCTGGGCGTCGACTTCGCCAAGGCGCTCGCCGAGGCCGGCGCGGACGTCGCCCTCGGCGCGCGTCGCGTCGATCGGCTCGCCGACACCGCCGCCCTCGTCGAGGCCGCGGGCCGCCGCGCGCTCGGCGTCGCCACCGACGTCGCCGACCCCGCCTCCTGCCAGGCACTGGTCGACGCGACCATGGCGGAGTTCGGCCGGGTCGACATCCTGGTCAACAACGCGGGTGTCGGAACCGCCGTACCCGCGACGCGGGAGACGCCCGAGCAGTTCAGCCAGGTCATCGAGATCAACCTCAACGGCAGCTACTGGATGGCCCAGGCGTGCGGCCGCGTGATGCAACCCGGCTCCAGCATCATCAACATCTCCTCGGTGCTCGGCATCACCACCGCCGGCCTCCCCCAGGCCGCGTACGCCGCCTCGAAGGCCGGTGTGATCGGCCTGACCCGCGACCTGGCCCAGCAGTGGACCGGCCGCAAGGGCATCCGGGTCAACGCGATCGCGCCGGGCTTCTTCGCCTCGGAGATGACCGACAGCTACCCGCCGGGCTACCTCGACTCCCAGCAGGCGCGGATCCCCGCCGGCCGCAAGGGCGACCCCCGCGAGCTGGCCGCCACCGTGGTCTTCCTCGCCTCCGACGCCGCCGGCTACGTCACCGGCCAGACCCTCGCCGTCGACGGCGGGATGACCATCACCTGA
- a CDS encoding alkaline phosphatase, producing the protein MRSRIKTTALAAVLLAGTTGIGAGLTNQAAAEPAAGKAKNVIYLLGDGMGRTHVTAGRERYYGADGKLNMETMPVVGQVSTYAVEKNSGQPGAADFHPNLVTDSASAATAWSSGVKTYNAALGIDAKGNLAPTVMEQAHAAGLATGNVSTAEITDATPAGQMSHALARGCQGPSYSASCQDNAITGADLPTSDLRVTPIADQIARNQTADVILGGGLARFDAADETALKANGYTVLGSPGTQTVATESDLDGASGQKVFGLFNKGNLTVEKSKQDNPASPQALEPTVAEMTSKAISLLKSKSDANGGKGFYLQVEGALIDKRSHANDAAQTLEEIKAFDDAVKVALDFAKSDGNTLVIVTADHECAGFNIIEKGTFTNAEADHLPVNVDGGNAANNSTPSRPGNQAKDAGRTEFAPATFRTKDDPASVHDGDAAASLWLTYLSGNHTGADVPVFAYGPGSSAISAEIDNTDLFGIVRTALNLDGSASPAKAASTTAIKAPKTVKVGKKATVKVTVAPAAATGSVRILDKGKVIRTVAVSGSTVKVKVRLKKGKHKLRAEYAGSTSYDPSTSPAVKVHVR; encoded by the coding sequence ATGCGATCTCGCATCAAGACGACCGCACTGGCGGCCGTGCTGCTGGCCGGTACCACCGGCATCGGTGCGGGCCTGACCAACCAGGCTGCTGCCGAGCCCGCCGCGGGCAAGGCCAAGAACGTCATCTACCTGCTGGGCGACGGCATGGGCCGCACTCACGTGACGGCGGGCCGGGAGCGGTACTACGGCGCCGACGGCAAGCTGAACATGGAGACGATGCCGGTGGTGGGCCAGGTGTCGACGTACGCCGTCGAGAAGAACTCCGGCCAGCCCGGCGCGGCCGACTTCCACCCCAACCTGGTCACCGACTCGGCCTCGGCCGCCACCGCGTGGTCCTCGGGCGTCAAGACCTACAACGCGGCGCTCGGCATCGACGCGAAGGGCAACCTGGCGCCGACCGTCATGGAGCAGGCGCACGCCGCCGGCCTCGCGACGGGCAACGTGTCGACCGCGGAGATCACCGACGCCACGCCGGCCGGCCAGATGTCGCACGCGCTCGCGCGCGGTTGCCAGGGCCCGAGCTACTCCGCCAGCTGCCAGGACAACGCCATCACCGGCGCCGACCTGCCGACGAGCGACCTCCGGGTCACCCCGATCGCCGACCAGATCGCGCGGAACCAGACCGCCGACGTCATCCTCGGTGGTGGACTCGCCCGGTTCGACGCCGCGGACGAGACCGCGCTCAAGGCGAACGGCTACACCGTGCTCGGCTCGCCGGGCACCCAGACCGTCGCGACCGAGAGCGACCTCGACGGTGCGAGCGGGCAGAAGGTCTTCGGCCTCTTCAACAAGGGCAACCTGACCGTCGAGAAGTCCAAGCAGGACAACCCCGCCTCCCCGCAGGCGCTGGAGCCGACCGTCGCCGAGATGACCAGCAAGGCGATCAGCCTGCTCAAGTCCAAGAGCGACGCGAACGGCGGCAAGGGCTTCTATCTGCAGGTCGAGGGCGCGCTCATCGACAAGCGCTCGCACGCCAACGACGCCGCACAGACGCTGGAGGAGATCAAGGCGTTCGACGACGCCGTCAAGGTCGCACTCGACTTCGCCAAGTCCGACGGCAACACCCTGGTGATCGTGACCGCCGACCACGAGTGCGCGGGCTTCAACATCATCGAGAAGGGCACCTTCACCAACGCCGAGGCCGACCACCTCCCGGTCAACGTCGACGGTGGCAACGCCGCCAACAACTCGACCCCGTCGCGACCGGGCAACCAGGCCAAGGACGCCGGCCGCACGGAGTTCGCCCCGGCCACCTTCCGCACGAAGGACGACCCTGCCTCGGTCCACGACGGCGACGCCGCAGCCAGCCTGTGGCTCACCTACCTGTCGGGCAACCACACCGGCGCCGACGTCCCCGTCTTCGCCTACGGTCCAGGCTCGTCCGCGATCAGCGCCGAGATCGACAACACCGACCTGTTCGGCATCGTCCGCACCGCGCTGAACCTCGACGGCTCGGCATCTCCGGCCAAGGCTGCGTCGACGACCGCGATCAAGGCACCGAAGACGGTCAAGGTGGGCAAGAAGGCGACCGTCAAGGTCACCGTGGCCCCGGCCGCCGCCACGGGGTCGGTGAGGATCCTCGACAAGGGCAAGGTCATCAGGACCGTCGCCGTGTCGGGCTCCACCGTCAAGGTGAAGGTCAGGCTGAAGAAGGGCAAGCACAAGCTCAGGGCGGAGTACGCCGGCAGCACGTCGTACGACCCGTCGACGTCTCCGGCCGTCAAGGTGCACGTGCGCTGA
- a CDS encoding 1-acyl-sn-glycerol-3-phosphate acyltransferase — protein MAHRMRVRRSIARGALKVTRWRLVGDVPEAGILVGAPHTSQWDWVAMLMIAWANGARPRVLVAAHYFDGPVGWVLRRTGGIPLDRSSPGATVRALLKAAEEDDAFQLVIAPEGTRSKGEFWKPGFYRISEQTGLPVTLGFVDGPTRTLGMGPSFHPSGDVAADMDLVRAFYADKQGIKPELRTEPRLREETAEPPTDR, from the coding sequence ATGGCACACAGGATGCGGGTCCGCCGCTCGATCGCCCGTGGCGCGCTCAAGGTGACGCGGTGGCGACTGGTCGGCGACGTCCCCGAGGCGGGGATCCTGGTCGGCGCACCGCACACCTCCCAGTGGGACTGGGTCGCCATGCTGATGATCGCGTGGGCCAACGGCGCCCGGCCGCGGGTGCTCGTCGCCGCGCACTACTTCGACGGGCCGGTCGGCTGGGTGCTGCGGCGCACCGGTGGGATCCCGCTGGACCGCTCCAGCCCGGGCGCCACCGTCCGGGCGCTGCTGAAGGCCGCCGAGGAGGACGACGCCTTCCAGCTCGTGATCGCACCGGAGGGCACCCGCAGCAAGGGCGAGTTCTGGAAGCCGGGCTTCTACCGGATCTCCGAGCAGACCGGGCTGCCGGTCACCCTCGGCTTCGTCGACGGCCCGACCCGTACACTCGGGATGGGACCGAGCTTCCACCCCTCCGGCGACGTCGCCGCCGACATGGACCTGGTCCGCGCGTTCTACGCCGACAAGCAGGGCATCAAGCCCGAGCTGCGCACCGAGCCGCGGCTGCGCGAGGAGACCGCGGAGCCTCCTACCGACCGCTGA
- a CDS encoding GNAT family N-acetyltransferase, translating to MTDGPDNSGIAYVHAPAKHRYEIRDGETLAGFTQYRLPDDEHVDFVHTEVDDAYGGRGLAGELVAAALADVREQGKRIIAHCPYVARWLTKHPEYDDITDPAL from the coding sequence ATGACCGACGGCCCGGACAACAGCGGCATCGCCTACGTCCACGCCCCCGCCAAGCACCGCTACGAGATCCGCGACGGCGAGACGCTCGCCGGGTTCACGCAGTACCGCCTGCCGGACGACGAGCACGTCGACTTCGTCCACACCGAGGTCGACGACGCGTACGGCGGCCGCGGCCTCGCCGGCGAGCTGGTCGCCGCGGCGCTGGCCGACGTCCGCGAGCAGGGCAAGCGGATCATCGCGCACTGCCCCTACGTCGCCCGGTGGCTGACCAAGCACCCCGAGTACGACGACATCACCGACCCCGCGCTGTGA
- the katG gene encoding catalase/peroxidase HPI: MPDNTQHTEPLVSEEPQDAEQPQAKCPVMHGLTHPTQGSANQQWWPNKLNLKILAKNPAVADPFGGDFDYKAAFLGLDLAAVKADIAATLTDSKDFWPADFGNYGPLYVRMAWHSAGTYRAQDGRGGGGHGQQRFAPINSWPDNGNLDKARRLLWPVKKKYGRALSWGDLMILAGNVALEEMGFSTFGFAGGRPDVWEADDDVYWGPESEWLDDKRYTGERDLEDPLAAVQMGLIYVNPEGPNGNPDPLASAVDIKDTFGRMGMTVEETVALIAGGHTFGKTHGAGDAGLVGPEPEAAPIEEQGLGWRSSYKSGKGIDAITSGLEVTWTYHPTRWDNEFFHILFAYEWELFQSPAGANQWRPKNNGGADLVPESFGDAKREPRMLTSDLALREDPEMRQISLRFKEDQAAFADAFGRAWFKLTHRDMGPKARYLGAEVPAEDFIWQDPIPAGTALTDAQVAELKQAVAGAGLSVSQLVSTAWASASTYRSSDKRGGANGARIALEPQKSWAINRPAELAVVLAKLQEIATAQGASLADTIVVAGSVGVEQAAKAAGFDVTVTTTTGRGDATQEQTDIELTNYLEPKADGFRNYLAKSSRFPAEFTLVDRANLLGVSAPELTALIGGLRVLGTNWDGSDLGVLTDNPGVLTNDYFVNLLDLGTTWTPTDSSQEVFAATTESGATWTGSRNDLVFASNSELRALAEVYASDDAKEKFVNDFVAAWTKVMDADRWDLR; this comes from the coding sequence ATGCCCGACAACACCCAGCACACCGAGCCTCTCGTCAGCGAGGAGCCGCAGGATGCCGAGCAGCCGCAGGCCAAGTGCCCGGTCATGCACGGTCTGACCCACCCGACCCAGGGCTCGGCCAACCAGCAGTGGTGGCCCAACAAGCTGAACCTCAAGATCCTCGCCAAGAACCCGGCCGTGGCCGACCCCTTCGGTGGCGACTTCGACTACAAGGCCGCCTTCCTCGGCCTCGACCTGGCCGCCGTCAAGGCCGACATCGCCGCGACGTTGACCGACTCGAAGGACTTCTGGCCGGCGGACTTCGGCAACTACGGCCCGCTCTACGTCCGCATGGCCTGGCACTCTGCCGGCACCTACCGCGCCCAGGATGGTCGCGGCGGCGGTGGCCACGGTCAGCAGCGCTTCGCGCCGATCAACTCCTGGCCCGACAACGGCAACCTCGACAAGGCCCGCCGCCTGCTGTGGCCGGTGAAGAAGAAGTACGGCCGAGCGCTGTCGTGGGGCGACCTGATGATCCTGGCCGGCAACGTCGCGCTCGAGGAGATGGGCTTCTCGACCTTCGGGTTCGCCGGAGGCCGTCCCGACGTGTGGGAGGCCGACGACGACGTCTACTGGGGTCCCGAGTCTGAGTGGCTCGACGACAAGCGCTACACCGGTGAGCGCGATCTCGAGGACCCGCTCGCCGCGGTCCAGATGGGCCTCATCTACGTCAACCCCGAGGGCCCCAACGGCAACCCGGACCCGCTGGCGTCGGCGGTCGACATCAAGGACACGTTCGGCCGGATGGGAATGACCGTTGAGGAGACCGTCGCGCTCATCGCCGGTGGCCACACCTTCGGAAAGACTCACGGTGCCGGCGACGCCGGGCTCGTCGGTCCCGAGCCGGAGGCCGCCCCGATCGAGGAGCAGGGCCTGGGTTGGCGCTCGTCGTACAAGTCCGGCAAGGGCATCGACGCCATCACTTCGGGCCTCGAGGTCACCTGGACCTACCACCCGACCCGCTGGGACAACGAGTTCTTCCACATCCTCTTCGCCTACGAGTGGGAGCTCTTCCAGTCGCCAGCCGGTGCCAACCAGTGGCGCCCGAAGAACAACGGCGGCGCCGACCTGGTGCCCGAGTCGTTCGGCGACGCCAAGCGTGAGCCGCGCATGCTCACCTCCGACCTCGCGCTGCGCGAGGACCCGGAGATGCGTCAGATCTCCCTGCGGTTCAAGGAGGACCAGGCAGCGTTCGCGGACGCGTTCGGTCGCGCCTGGTTCAAGCTGACCCACCGCGACATGGGCCCGAAGGCGCGCTACCTCGGCGCCGAGGTTCCGGCCGAGGACTTCATCTGGCAGGACCCGATCCCGGCCGGCACCGCGCTCACCGACGCACAGGTCGCCGAGCTCAAGCAGGCCGTCGCCGGCGCCGGGCTGTCGGTGTCCCAGTTGGTCTCGACCGCCTGGGCCTCTGCATCGACGTACCGCAGCTCTGACAAGCGCGGCGGCGCCAACGGGGCCCGCATCGCGCTGGAACCGCAGAAGTCGTGGGCGATCAACCGTCCGGCCGAGCTGGCCGTGGTGCTCGCGAAGCTCCAGGAGATCGCCACCGCACAGGGCGCTTCGCTGGCCGACACCATCGTGGTCGCCGGCTCGGTGGGCGTCGAGCAGGCTGCCAAGGCGGCCGGCTTCGACGTCACGGTCACCACCACGACCGGTCGCGGCGACGCCACCCAGGAGCAGACCGACATCGAGCTGACCAACTATCTCGAGCCCAAGGCCGACGGGTTCCGCAACTACCTTGCGAAGTCGAGCCGGTTCCCGGCCGAGTTCACGCTGGTCGACCGCGCCAACCTCCTCGGCGTCAGCGCGCCGGAGCTCACCGCCCTCATCGGCGGCCTCCGCGTGCTCGGCACCAACTGGGACGGCTCGGACCTCGGTGTCCTCACCGACAACCCGGGTGTGCTGACGAACGACTACTTCGTCAACCTGCTCGACCTCGGTACGACGTGGACCCCCACGGACTCCTCGCAGGAGGTGTTCGCGGCCACCACCGAGTCCGGCGCGACCTGGACCGGCAGCCGCAACGACCTGGTGTTCGCCTCGAACTCCGAGCTGCGCGCGCTCGCCGAGGTATACGCCAGCGACGACGCGAAGGAGAAGTTCGTCAACGACTTCGTCGCCGCGTGGACCAAGGTCATGGACGCTGACCGCTGGGACCTGCGCTGA
- a CDS encoding Fur family transcriptional regulator: MTAPDFQQQLRDVELRVTRPRLAVLEAVHQHPHADTESIISAARALLPEVSHQAVYDSLHTLTHAGLVRSIKPAGSVARYETRTGDNHHHVVCRTCGSIADVDCAVGHVPCLTASDSHGFVIDEAEVIYWGLCPDCTSRPQ, translated from the coding sequence ATGACGGCGCCCGACTTCCAGCAACAGCTGCGGGACGTCGAGCTCCGGGTCACCCGACCGCGGCTCGCGGTCCTCGAGGCGGTGCACCAGCACCCCCACGCGGACACCGAGTCCATCATCTCCGCGGCGCGCGCGCTGCTGCCGGAGGTGTCCCACCAGGCGGTGTACGACTCGTTGCACACGCTGACCCACGCCGGACTGGTGCGCAGCATCAAGCCCGCCGGGTCGGTCGCGCGCTACGAGACCCGCACCGGCGACAACCATCACCACGTCGTGTGCCGGACCTGCGGGTCCATCGCCGACGTGGACTGCGCGGTCGGCCACGTGCCGTGCCTGACCGCGTCCGACTCCCACGGGTTCGTCATCGACGAGGCCGAGGTCATCTATTGGGGCCTCTGCCCCGACTGCACATCCCGCCCCCAGTAG
- a CDS encoding flavin reductase family protein, with translation MNGSLADQLKAGFRRHAAGVALVVGETPVGPVGATVSSLASVSVEPPLLSFSLARASSVGPQLVGCDALSVFVLAATQADLAATYADREAERFTAAQGWVRDDGRLVLPDAVATFRGRPAHVIPAGGSGLVLLEVERVELGPATAPLVHHDRAYWAPGAVPRPRALRVAEG, from the coding sequence GTGAACGGATCCCTCGCAGACCAGCTCAAGGCCGGCTTCCGCCGTCATGCCGCCGGTGTGGCGCTCGTCGTGGGGGAGACCCCGGTCGGGCCGGTCGGCGCCACCGTGTCGAGTCTCGCCTCGGTCAGTGTCGAGCCGCCGCTGCTGTCCTTCTCGCTGGCGCGGGCGAGCAGCGTGGGGCCGCAGCTCGTCGGCTGCGACGCGCTCTCGGTGTTCGTGCTGGCGGCGACGCAAGCCGACCTCGCCGCGACGTACGCCGATCGGGAGGCCGAGCGCTTCACCGCCGCCCAGGGCTGGGTCCGCGACGACGGGCGGCTGGTGCTGCCCGACGCGGTCGCGACCTTCCGCGGGCGCCCCGCTCACGTCATCCCCGCGGGTGGGTCCGGGTTGGTACTGCTCGAGGTCGAGCGTGTCGAGCTCGGGCCGGCGACCGCCCCGCTGGTGCACCACGACCGTGCCTACTGGGCGCCCGGCGCAGTCCCGCGCCCGCGCGCGCTGCGGGTCGCGGAGGGCTGA
- a CDS encoding carboxymuconolactone decarboxylase family protein → MSTAERRRNVYLDKSHPTSYQAAADLALEVGAAAEAAGLDRRLLELVNIRVSQINGCAYCLDLHRRRAVEAGESERRLIVLDAWAETALFSDQERAALQLAESITRLPEPDERRYAEDEARAVLGDDAYSAVAWVAITMNAFNRISITSHHPVR, encoded by the coding sequence GTGAGCACCGCCGAGCGGCGTCGCAACGTCTACCTCGACAAGTCGCACCCGACGTCCTACCAGGCGGCGGCCGACCTGGCCCTCGAGGTGGGCGCGGCCGCAGAGGCTGCCGGCCTGGACCGGAGGCTCCTCGAGCTGGTCAACATCCGGGTCTCGCAGATCAACGGCTGCGCCTACTGCCTCGACCTCCACCGCCGCCGCGCCGTCGAGGCGGGGGAGTCGGAGCGACGGCTGATCGTCCTCGACGCCTGGGCCGAGACCGCCCTGTTCTCCGATCAGGAGCGGGCCGCGCTGCAGCTCGCGGAGTCGATCACCCGGCTGCCGGAGCCCGACGAGCGTCGTTACGCCGAGGACGAGGCGCGTGCGGTGCTGGGCGACGACGCCTACAGCGCTGTCGCCTGGGTCGCGATCACGATGAACGCGTTCAACCGGATCTCGATCACCAGCCACCACCCGGTCCGGTAG